In one window of Mytilus galloprovincialis chromosome 6, xbMytGall1.hap1.1, whole genome shotgun sequence DNA:
- the LOC143079425 gene encoding uncharacterized protein LOC143079425: MSAYCLYWILCMQTLVLTLGQLAIITNCHVLGSPCTISCSIPDFSKLASWSRNNTSMTSCTNSPFCDIGSTGIYNFSANQLGIYVAISDLTSNENGVEWTCTHGVDTPVSLSISILEKDEMDKSGLAGGAIAGIVIGVMVVVIVIIVIVICVLRGKKLI; encoded by the exons ATGTCTGCATACTGTTTATATTGGATCCTGTGTATGCAGACCTTAGTGTTAACATTAG GTCAACTTGCTATAATAACTAATTGCCATGTACTAGGGAGCCCATGTACTATATCTTGTTCCATTCCCGACTTTAGCAAACTTGCATCATGGAGTAGAAACAACACGAGTATGACGTCATGTACTAATAGTCCTTTCTGTGATATAGGATCGACCGGAATATACAATTTTAGCGCTAATCAGTTAGGAATATATGTAGCTATCTCTGATTTAACTTCAAACGAAAATGGTGTAGAATGGACTTGTACACATGGAGTAGATACGCCAGTTAGCCTTTCTATAAGCATTCTCGAAAAAG ATGAGATGGACAAATCAG GACTTGCTGGCGGGGCTATAGCAGGAATAGTAATTGGTGTCATGGTGGTTGTCATTGTTATAATCGTTATTGTAATATGTGTTTTACGGGGAAAAAAATTGATCTGA